In Acidimicrobiales bacterium, one DNA window encodes the following:
- a CDS encoding TauD/TfdA family dioxygenase: MDLDLTDSQMQISLPPRIREVLVDDQDYVETLGVAKKLAQRGCITVVRGFSSNLELLDVLAVLGPIFEPVALPPDKSIAPTTVVSEAGFVASSINWHYDQSFAHEPPTWSALYCDHPGTASLPSLFADGAGLVSLLSDGFRDMLRRLMATHEAYYSLEAAGSSSTIRASHPVIQLVEGKVEALFVSPATVERFMDWSLQDSFPVLERLFAMMNWPEITVAHYWQEGDLLLWPNRRYLHRALPLDAGPEPRQLRRVVGRWAA, encoded by the coding sequence GTGGATCTCGACTTGACTGACTCTCAGATGCAGATCAGCTTGCCGCCAAGAATTCGGGAAGTCCTTGTGGATGATCAAGACTATGTAGAGACTTTGGGTGTTGCTAAGAAATTGGCCCAGCGTGGATGCATTACTGTAGTCCGAGGGTTCTCCTCAAATCTCGAGCTACTAGACGTCCTTGCAGTTCTTGGTCCGATCTTTGAGCCGGTTGCCCTTCCGCCAGATAAGAGCATCGCACCTACGACCGTTGTGTCTGAGGCTGGCTTTGTAGCAAGTTCGATCAACTGGCACTACGACCAAAGCTTCGCTCATGAGCCACCGACTTGGTCTGCACTCTACTGTGATCATCCAGGAACGGCCTCACTGCCCAGCCTATTTGCCGATGGCGCCGGTCTCGTTTCGCTACTTTCGGACGGATTTCGCGATATGCTCCGGAGGCTCATGGCCACTCATGAAGCCTACTATTCACTCGAAGCGGCTGGTAGCTCTTCAACTATTCGTGCTTCTCATCCAGTCATTCAACTTGTTGAAGGCAAAGTTGAAGCATTATTCGTCAGCCCCGCGACGGTAGAGCGATTCATGGATTGGTCCCTACAGGACAGCTTCCCTGTTCTCGAGCGTCTTTTTGCGATGATGAATTGGCCGGAGATCACTGTCGCGCACTATTGGCAGGAGGGCGATCTCCTACTTTGGCCTAACCGGAGATACCTGCATCGTGCCCTGCCCTTAGATGCAGGACCTGAACCCCGGCAGTTGAGACGAGTTGTTGGACGCTGGGCCGCCTAA
- a CDS encoding helix-turn-helix transcriptional regulator produces MPPPLSSATTTFGQRVRERRHELALSQEKLAVVAGLHWTFVGQVERGQRNLSLHNLLKLAEALGVDPGELVRGLRAP; encoded by the coding sequence ATGCCTCCTCCTCTGTCCTCTGCCACCACGACATTCGGCCAACGGGTCCGAGAGCGTCGCCACGAACTCGCGCTGTCCCAGGAGAAGCTGGCGGTCGTCGCCGGCCTGCACTGGACGTTCGTCGGCCAGGTCGAGCGAGGGCAGCGCAACCTCAGCCTGCACAACCTCCTCAAGCTGGCTGAGGCCCTGGGCGTGGATCCGGGAGAGCTGGTGCGGGGGTTGCGGGCGCCGTAG
- a CDS encoding Ig-like domain repeat protein — MPGGGLLTIRDGEPASLPDPLTLEGTIDEETGAITGASLETSPVSFVQHISSPIDGDVHITATFTQTDPGTATGTLDGAGNLSIDVDIDVDLHIEVYPTGAPNPLIVADCRPEDPVTLELRTTSAYTWPPLGQPLETRPVTVADPNFAISAIDTTDPRCHPALPEPINEQLQGEGHAISLTVEGELPRIAPPDCETATALVAAPPAGVRLGDEVTLDATVTADGVPGDCDGDPTDGNPNPTGFVQFRDGSTLIATAPLQGDGTAQITTTKLPTGTRQLTATYSGDAEFYPSTSPATAYPVVPTPTIAADLPTHFTKDGAPTELTVTATNPSAGSPIHNARLDITMATTYPLGASEQLTLDQVDVEVKNDAGAWVPVTLTDTAGTLRGSLGPATGFALGAGTTVDREVRIAVTTPIRASTVRVAFDLAVVDPGTGVQSATAATESGEVFVVADGRVPSTVQLFTYSGLPLRPGYSEQLDVLVSGPTTSKPGGTVQFLLDGQPLPLRNGVAPGQSEPTLEKQLAAGGGGIAVQMDLPVDIAPGQHTLVAVYSGDGSFLPGHSDPVAIEVLPSRGTSYECRSIEDGNIFGVQVNAQAILPATRAPGSVPLGNFEVTMYSDNGVSVGPMLFFEEDTIEFVFGPGGTGSADTATYTYGTPEGLPDSWTAFTGEQGSAELTGAPGDVVPVTLERFTISGTNTTFGLLSTFACTPKVDPILLGNVTVAGTSLVVDAPVPVRADDDVTLTATVAPTPSSGSGSVEFFGGPEGTTSLGIALVEEGVASITTTLPAGSHQVRARFNGGLVAPSTTSATELVVVLPALDCAEHAVAGEGAVVRLTYMELLGRCPDAPGFAYWTGQLAGGRSPASFARAISGSDEALGMVVDDAYQTMLGRDAEPAGKAHWIGRLRTSGRYDRLLADLAASPEFWTKAGSTNEGFVTRLYDRLLHRSPDPAGLAHWTERLADGVSRKTVTRSFANLDEPLGALVRDSYQEILARDPLAGERAEGIAFLRATGDRSGLYAELIGTEEFTTRAQTNPNPED; from the coding sequence GTGCCCGGCGGGGGGTTGTTGACCATCCGCGACGGTGAGCCGGCCAGCCTCCCGGACCCGCTCACCCTCGAGGGGACCATCGACGAAGAGACCGGCGCGATCACCGGTGCTTCACTGGAAACCAGCCCGGTTTCCTTCGTGCAACACATCTCCAGCCCGATCGACGGCGACGTGCACATCACCGCCACGTTCACCCAGACCGACCCGGGCACGGCCACCGGCACCCTCGACGGCGCCGGGAACCTCTCGATCGATGTCGACATCGACGTCGATCTCCACATCGAGGTCTATCCCACCGGCGCTCCCAACCCGCTGATCGTCGCCGACTGCCGACCAGAAGATCCGGTCACCCTGGAGCTGCGGACCACCTCGGCCTACACCTGGCCGCCCCTCGGCCAACCCCTCGAGACCCGGCCCGTCACCGTGGCCGATCCCAACTTCGCCATCTCTGCGATCGACACCACCGATCCGCGGTGCCACCCGGCGCTCCCGGAGCCGATCAACGAGCAGCTCCAGGGCGAGGGTCACGCCATCTCCCTCACCGTTGAGGGTGAGCTGCCCCGCATCGCCCCCCCGGACTGCGAGACCGCAACGGCTCTGGTCGCCGCGCCCCCCGCCGGGGTCCGTCTCGGTGACGAGGTCACCCTCGACGCCACCGTGACCGCGGATGGCGTCCCCGGGGACTGCGACGGCGACCCGACCGACGGCAACCCGAACCCCACCGGGTTCGTCCAGTTCCGCGACGGCTCCACCCTCATCGCCACCGCCCCCCTCCAAGGTGACGGCACCGCCCAGATCACCACCACCAAGCTGCCCACCGGGACCCGCCAGCTCACCGCCACCTACTCCGGCGACGCCGAGTTCTACCCCTCCACCTCGCCTGCGACGGCCTATCCCGTCGTTCCCACCCCCACCATCGCCGCCGACCTGCCCACCCACTTCACCAAGGACGGGGCCCCCACCGAGCTCACGGTCACGGCCACCAACCCCTCCGCCGGCAGCCCCATCCACAACGCCCGCCTCGACATCACCATGGCGACGACCTACCCCTTGGGCGCCTCCGAGCAGTTGACGCTCGACCAGGTCGACGTGGAGGTCAAGAACGACGCCGGGGCGTGGGTGCCGGTCACCCTGACCGACACCGCGGGGACGTTGCGGGGTTCTCTCGGCCCGGCGACGGGCTTCGCCCTCGGCGCGGGGACGACGGTGGATCGGGAGGTGCGGATCGCGGTCACCACGCCGATCAGGGCGTCGACCGTTCGTGTGGCCTTCGACCTGGCGGTGGTCGACCCGGGCACGGGCGTGCAGTCGGCCACTGCGGCCACCGAGAGCGGCGAGGTGTTCGTCGTGGCCGACGGCCGGGTTCCCTCCACCGTCCAGCTGTTCACGTACTCGGGCCTGCCCCTCCGGCCCGGCTACTCCGAGCAGCTCGACGTCTTGGTCAGCGGGCCCACGACGTCGAAGCCGGGGGGGACGGTGCAGTTCCTCCTCGACGGCCAGCCCTTGCCCTTGCGTAACGGCGTCGCTCCCGGGCAATCGGAGCCGACGCTGGAGAAGCAGCTGGCGGCCGGTGGCGGCGGCATCGCGGTGCAGATGGATCTTCCCGTGGACATCGCTCCGGGTCAGCACACCCTCGTTGCGGTGTACTCGGGCGATGGATCGTTCCTTCCGGGTCACTCCGATCCGGTGGCGATCGAGGTGTTGCCCAGCCGTGGGACTTCGTATGAGTGCCGTTCCATCGAGGACGGCAACATCTTCGGGGTGCAGGTGAACGCGCAGGCGATCCTGCCCGCGACCCGGGCCCCGGGGAGTGTCCCGTTGGGCAACTTCGAGGTCACCATGTACAGCGACAACGGCGTCTCGGTGGGCCCGATGCTCTTCTTCGAAGAGGACACGATCGAGTTCGTGTTCGGTCCCGGAGGGACCGGCTCGGCCGACACCGCCACCTACACCTACGGGACCCCGGAAGGGCTCCCCGACAGCTGGACCGCCTTCACCGGCGAGCAGGGCAGCGCGGAGCTCACCGGCGCACCGGGTGACGTGGTGCCGGTGACGTTGGAGCGCTTCACCATCTCGGGCACCAACACCACCTTCGGGTTGCTCTCGACGTTCGCGTGCACGCCGAAGGTGGATCCGATCCTCCTTGGCAACGTGACCGTGGCCGGGACGAGTCTGGTTGTGGATGCTCCGGTGCCGGTGCGTGCTGATGACGACGTGACCTTGACCGCGACGGTGGCACCGACGCCGTCGTCGGGGTCGGGGTCGGTGGAGTTCTTCGGTGGCCCGGAGGGGACGACGAGCTTGGGCATCGCTCTGGTGGAGGAGGGCGTGGCGTCGATCACGACCACCTTGCCGGCGGGGTCGCACCAGGTGCGGGCCCGGTTCAACGGGGGCCTGGTCGCACCGTCGACCACCTCGGCCACCGAGCTGGTCGTGGTCCTCCCAGCGTTGGACTGCGCCGAGCACGCCGTCGCTGGTGAAGGCGCGGTGGTGCGGCTGACCTACATGGAGCTCCTGGGTCGTTGCCCCGACGCTCCCGGCTTCGCCTACTGGACCGGCCAACTCGCCGGGGGTCGCTCCCCGGCGTCCTTTGCCCGAGCCATCTCAGGTTCGGACGAAGCACTGGGCATGGTCGTCGACGACGCCTACCAGACCATGCTCGGCCGCGACGCCGAACCAGCAGGCAAGGCGCACTGGATCGGCCGGCTGCGCACCTCCGGACGCTACGACCGGCTCCTCGCCGACCTCGCCGCCTCACCGGAGTTCTGGACCAAAGCCGGGTCCACCAACGAAGGGTTCGTGACCCGCCTCTATGACCGGCTCCTGCACCGCAGCCCCGACCCAGCCGGCCTGGCCCACTGGACCGAACGCCTCGCCGACGGCGTGTCCCGCAAGACCGTCACCAGGTCCTTCGCCAACCTCGACGAACCTCTCGGAGCTCTGGTCAGGGACTCCTACCAAGAGATCCTCGCCCGTGATCCCCTCGCCGGGGAACGCGCCGAAGGCATCGCCTTCCTGCGGGCCACCGGCGACCGTTCCGGGCTCTACGCCGAGCTGATCGGCACCGAGGAGTTCACCACCCGAGCCCAGACCAACCCCAACCCCGAAGACTGA
- a CDS encoding PIN domain-containing protein — MTHLRPKPGRTCAEAARQLDILALEAHNAITQGGHPVGKVLPRYIEWVEKAERQLRSLFVAREPIDHLIGVRYWHLRSLRYGAERAFNLIEAEVEAQREYLTRHAAALQQLHDAHQLPAGTVAVVPDTNVFLHYDPFDQLPWCKEVGARRVRLVLPLPVIDELDAQTYARDERVRRRAKAALRRLRELRGLAEPTAVVPVTSTVDLQVMADSTDPVTHDNGDREILSHCELLQTIVGEGSVIVATGDNGMQLRAQLLGLRGHLLSEELRSQRED, encoded by the coding sequence ATGACCCACCTAAGGCCCAAGCCAGGACGAACCTGTGCTGAGGCCGCCCGCCAGCTCGACATTCTGGCGCTTGAAGCCCACAACGCCATCACCCAGGGCGGACACCCGGTGGGCAAGGTGCTTCCTCGGTACATCGAGTGGGTGGAGAAAGCCGAGCGACAGCTGCGCTCACTCTTCGTGGCTCGTGAACCCATCGACCACCTGATCGGTGTGCGGTACTGGCACCTTCGGAGCCTGCGGTACGGCGCTGAGCGCGCCTTCAACCTGATCGAAGCCGAGGTCGAAGCGCAGCGTGAGTACCTCACGCGTCACGCTGCGGCGCTGCAGCAGCTCCATGATGCTCACCAACTGCCCGCCGGCACCGTCGCCGTGGTGCCCGACACCAACGTCTTCCTGCACTACGACCCATTCGACCAGCTGCCGTGGTGCAAGGAAGTCGGCGCCCGGCGGGTGCGGTTAGTGCTGCCGCTGCCGGTCATCGACGAGCTTGATGCCCAGACCTACGCCCGAGACGAGCGAGTCCGGCGCCGAGCGAAGGCTGCCCTGCGCCGCCTACGCGAGTTGCGCGGCCTAGCCGAGCCAACGGCCGTGGTCCCGGTCACCTCCACAGTTGACCTCCAAGTGATGGCCGACAGCACCGATCCGGTGACGCACGACAACGGCGATCGGGAGATCCTGAGCCACTGCGAGCTGCTTCAGACCATCGTGGGGGAGGGCTCGGTCATCGTGGCCACCGGGGACAACGGCATGCAGCTCCGAGCCCAGCTGCTCGGCCTCCGTGGGCACCTCCTCTCGGAGGAGCTGCGCTCTCAACGGGAGGACTGA
- a CDS encoding DUF6271 family protein, whose protein sequence is MKWSNLVYLPTHRMASDAIRCALAETQWLANQGHSAPVFCLIENGLRSEQSREHREVLIKEGRAAGISWLHLTEDRAGALVDLTLDELELSPAERSRLRALLLPQGTSYGRGPNLAAILGCALGCSVLHRRDSDIYLDDARAGELPVEFEASFIGQSLDAVSGRIERVDEFTPAPSALVQMVGTSSFGAPTFDRRDLMAAGKRYLVEFQQLGRPGSEEPEVAEEAFDYFIREPSTRYDNDRLEVDIDNRIEMECVAVSTVFKVLPEMPTGIIGCDYMQKDLLWWSGEGLIFHTRKVRHQYAPDREARADLAAYLDYAMRDVEYIQMGRVWQRHNMQMQRFRSRHRGLVQFDPESYVSSFRQAVEQVGSELEEVRGGAQQVYESAAAASSGDLAGRLKAVADVIADRGPAMDQRVREAVEDYCVLVLAWRELCEFAAHVEVPSEWIST, encoded by the coding sequence ATGAAGTGGTCGAATCTTGTTTACCTTCCGACGCATCGAATGGCAAGCGATGCTATTCGCTGTGCCCTCGCGGAGACTCAATGGCTCGCCAATCAGGGCCACAGCGCGCCTGTCTTCTGTCTCATAGAGAATGGCCTTCGGTCAGAGCAATCGAGAGAGCATCGAGAAGTACTCATCAAGGAAGGGAGAGCAGCCGGCATTTCGTGGCTGCATTTGACAGAAGATCGGGCCGGCGCATTAGTCGATCTAACGCTCGACGAGCTTGAGCTTTCTCCAGCAGAGAGAAGCCGTCTAAGAGCCCTGCTGCTGCCTCAGGGTACGTCCTATGGGCGAGGTCCGAATCTTGCTGCAATTTTGGGGTGTGCGCTTGGATGCTCGGTACTTCATCGTCGCGACTCAGATATTTACCTAGACGATGCCCGAGCTGGCGAACTCCCAGTCGAGTTTGAGGCTAGCTTTATTGGGCAATCACTCGATGCAGTATCTGGGCGGATCGAGCGAGTCGATGAGTTTACTCCAGCGCCCAGTGCACTAGTGCAGATGGTGGGGACGAGTTCATTCGGTGCGCCGACTTTCGATCGGCGTGATCTAATGGCTGCTGGGAAGAGATATTTAGTCGAATTCCAGCAGCTTGGCCGCCCTGGCTCCGAGGAGCCCGAGGTTGCTGAAGAGGCATTCGACTACTTCATTAGAGAGCCCTCGACTCGATACGACAATGACCGCCTCGAGGTTGACATTGACAATCGTATCGAGATGGAGTGTGTTGCGGTATCAACCGTTTTTAAGGTTTTGCCCGAGATGCCTACTGGCATAATTGGTTGCGACTATATGCAGAAAGATCTGCTGTGGTGGAGTGGCGAAGGACTCATCTTCCATACGCGCAAGGTTCGACACCAATATGCGCCCGACCGAGAAGCACGGGCAGATCTTGCGGCTTACCTAGACTACGCCATGCGGGACGTTGAGTATATCCAGATGGGACGTGTGTGGCAGAGACACAATATGCAGATGCAACGATTCCGTAGTCGCCACAGGGGTCTTGTGCAGTTCGATCCGGAATCATACGTAAGCTCATTTCGTCAGGCGGTCGAGCAGGTCGGCTCTGAGCTTGAGGAGGTGCGTGGTGGTGCCCAGCAGGTTTACGAATCGGCAGCTGCAGCATCATCAGGCGATCTTGCTGGGCGCCTGAAGGCGGTGGCCGATGTGATCGCTGATCGTGGTCCGGCCATGGATCAGCGTGTACGCGAAGCAGTTGAAGATTACTGTGTACTTGTACTGGCATGGCGAGAGCTGTGTGAGTTTGCTGCTCATGTCGAGGTGCCGTCAGAGTGGATCTCGACTTGA
- a CDS encoding helix-turn-helix transcriptional regulator, which produces MPSQAPVRHRLPHEGRDIIKRLWFSVKGLGLIPVVPAHQRSRDLAVAVAFGKRVRELRLAAGMTQEALAEAAGLHPTFISNVERGYRVPSVPTMLRLAQGLEVAAGRLVEGVEG; this is translated from the coding sequence ATGCCCTCCCAGGCTCCAGTCCGGCATCGCCTGCCGCACGAAGGGCGGGACATTATCAAGAGACTATGGTTCAGCGTCAAGGGGTTGGGTCTGATCCCCGTCGTGCCCGCCCATCAGCGCTCCCGAGATCTGGCGGTGGCGGTTGCGTTTGGCAAGCGAGTGCGGGAGCTGCGCCTGGCAGCGGGCATGACCCAGGAGGCCTTGGCTGAGGCCGCCGGGCTGCATCCGACGTTCATCTCCAACGTGGAGCGGGGCTACCGGGTGCCGTCGGTGCCGACCATGCTGCGATTGGCCCAGGGGCTGGAGGTGGCGGCCGGGCGGCTGGTGGAGGGGGTGGAGGGGTAG
- a CDS encoding MBL fold metallo-hydrolase: MTSAFAGYPAPFVYDEPDGKKTQQLLWGDYVKLGDEVRGEWQQVAKARNESGWMRKADLQKERLLEINFVDVGQGDGCFVVTPGDKRILIDAGLRDNMFWYLRWRFNLRQHPDNVIDIEHAIISHPDSDHYQGFDAILDSPQLSIGTLHHNGLIDHEGNQRLGPTTTVGRRKFYTDLMTTKTKLRRSLTGIDPGKKYPALLRKALKLDRVGDIQMLSSLDSFLPGYASGDLTIQVLAPVPETIERKPALRRLGIDGVTKNGHSVVLLLTYRGVRFLLGGDLNREAMEYLLEHYEGQGSEEGDGTEHSVFRADVAKACHHGSADVSDSFVAGVNAIATVISSGDNEPYAHPRPDALGLIGKHGRGDRPLIFSTELARSPSEAGQGPERLRTTRAAALDAARVEINEGNASTEEQPGHVAAAYQRAIAVYGMINVRSDGERVIIAQKLERDSTAGKQFDVSCLEPDDEGNLVYNPKPKKAG; the protein is encoded by the coding sequence ATGACCAGTGCTTTCGCCGGCTACCCGGCACCATTCGTCTACGACGAGCCCGACGGCAAGAAGACCCAGCAACTGCTGTGGGGCGACTACGTCAAGCTCGGTGACGAGGTGCGGGGTGAGTGGCAGCAGGTAGCCAAGGCTCGCAACGAGAGCGGCTGGATGCGCAAGGCCGACCTCCAGAAGGAGCGGTTGCTGGAGATCAACTTCGTCGATGTCGGCCAGGGCGACGGCTGCTTCGTCGTGACGCCAGGCGACAAGCGGATCCTGATCGACGCTGGCCTGCGGGACAACATGTTCTGGTACCTGCGGTGGCGGTTCAACCTGCGCCAGCACCCGGACAACGTGATCGACATCGAGCACGCCATCATCAGCCACCCGGACTCCGACCACTACCAGGGCTTCGACGCCATCCTCGACAGCCCGCAGCTCTCGATCGGCACGCTGCATCACAACGGCCTGATCGACCACGAGGGCAATCAACGCCTCGGTCCCACCACGACCGTCGGCCGGCGCAAGTTCTACACCGACCTGATGACGACGAAGACGAAGCTCAGGCGCAGCCTCACCGGCATTGATCCCGGGAAGAAGTACCCGGCGCTGCTGCGCAAGGCACTCAAGTTGGACCGCGTCGGTGACATTCAGATGCTCTCCAGCCTGGACAGCTTCCTGCCCGGCTACGCCTCTGGCGACCTCACCATCCAGGTACTCGCCCCGGTTCCTGAAACCATCGAGCGAAAGCCCGCCCTGCGCCGGCTCGGCATCGACGGTGTGACGAAGAACGGCCACAGCGTCGTCCTGCTGCTGACCTACCGCGGGGTGCGATTCCTGCTGGGCGGCGACCTCAACCGAGAGGCCATGGAGTACCTGCTCGAGCACTACGAAGGGCAGGGCAGTGAGGAAGGCGACGGCACCGAGCACTCCGTGTTCCGGGCCGATGTGGCCAAGGCTTGCCACCACGGCAGCGCCGACGTGTCGGACAGCTTCGTTGCCGGCGTCAACGCCATCGCCACGGTGATCTCCAGTGGGGACAACGAGCCCTACGCCCACCCCCGGCCGGATGCCCTTGGCCTGATCGGCAAGCACGGCCGGGGCGATCGCCCCCTGATCTTCAGTACGGAGCTGGCTCGCTCGCCAAGCGAAGCCGGGCAGGGCCCAGAGCGGCTGCGGACCACCCGTGCGGCGGCACTGGATGCGGCCCGGGTGGAGATCAACGAGGGGAACGCCTCGACCGAGGAGCAGCCCGGTCACGTGGCTGCCGCCTACCAGCGCGCCATTGCCGTCTACGGCATGATCAACGTGCGCTCGGATGGTGAGCGGGTGATCATCGCTCAGAAGCTGGAGCGAGACTCAACGGCTGGCAAGCAGTTCGACGTGTCCTGCCTTGAACCTGACGATGAGGGCAATCTGGTTTACAACCCCAAGCCCAAGAAGGCTGGCTGA
- a CDS encoding TIGR02391 family protein yields the protein MEEINEEAATQALIARLEAFLTVASEKGKLGTIRPARQREVEDQIGRQVGSVRRICNELSPGLGDFPLTTVSGAQKAAVAVRTAIGILQDREELEADLRASGVRSAPLLDLSPRVWESARSLWSSGQHNEALHAAWKAINAHLRQRLGRPDLSDDNLVTEAFGPDATKRARLHLPGDKQTDTWRSRQRGLLHLAQACVAGIRHPVAHEADHQIPYDLAVEQLACLSLLSHWIDEAELTAVES from the coding sequence ATGGAGGAGATAAACGAGGAGGCAGCGACCCAGGCGCTCATCGCACGGCTTGAAGCGTTCCTCACGGTCGCCAGCGAGAAAGGGAAGCTCGGCACGATCCGGCCCGCTCGTCAACGAGAGGTCGAGGATCAGATCGGTCGTCAGGTCGGTTCGGTGCGGCGCATCTGCAACGAGCTGAGCCCCGGCCTCGGCGACTTCCCGCTCACGACCGTGTCTGGCGCTCAGAAGGCTGCCGTTGCTGTCCGGACCGCCATCGGCATCCTTCAGGACCGCGAAGAACTTGAGGCCGACCTGCGTGCCAGTGGCGTCAGATCTGCACCACTCCTCGATCTCAGTCCCCGGGTGTGGGAGTCCGCCAGGAGCCTGTGGTCATCAGGGCAGCACAACGAGGCCCTCCATGCCGCCTGGAAGGCCATCAACGCGCATCTGCGGCAGCGCCTCGGCCGCCCGGACCTGAGCGACGACAACCTGGTGACTGAGGCCTTCGGCCCTGATGCCACCAAGCGCGCCCGGCTTCACCTCCCGGGGGACAAGCAAACCGACACCTGGCGCAGCCGGCAGCGGGGCCTCCTGCACCTGGCCCAGGCCTGCGTGGCGGGCATTCGTCATCCGGTAGCGCACGAGGCCGATCACCAGATCCCGTATGACCTTGCCGTAGAACAGCTCGCCTGCCTCAGCCTCCTCTCGCACTGGATCGACGAGGCCGAGCTGACCGCAGTCGAGTCGTGA